One Gavia stellata isolate bGavSte3 chromosome 34, bGavSte3.hap2, whole genome shotgun sequence DNA window includes the following coding sequences:
- the LOC132320212 gene encoding olfactory receptor 14A16-like, producing MHLSKGSSITEFLLLALADTRELQLLHFWLFLGIYLAALLGNGLIITTIACDHHLHTPMYFFLLNLSLLDLGSISTTLPKSMANSLWDTRAISYGGCAAQIFFFLFFIVGEYCLLTVMSYDRYVAICKPLHYGTLLGSRACVHMAAAAWGSGFLNALLHVANTFSLLLCQGNAVDQFFCEIPQILKLSCSESYLREVGATVVSVFFGFGCFVFIVLSYVQIFRAVLRIPSEQGRHKAFSTCLPHLVVVSLLTSTGIFAYVKPPSISSPSLDLVLAVLYSVVPPAVNPLIYSVRNQEFKNAIRKVFAWMFFNTDKLPNSLHK from the coding sequence ATGCACCTGTCCAAAGGCAGCTCCATCACCgaattcctcctcctggcattggcggacacacgggagctgcagctcttgcacttctggctcttcctgggcatctacctggctgccctcctgggcaatggcctcatcatcaccaccatagcctgcgaccaccacctccacacccccatgtacttcttcctcctcaacctctccctccttgacctgggctccatctccaccactctccccaaatccatggccaattccctgtgggacaccagggccatctcctatgggggatgtgctgctcagatctttttctttctcttcttcattgTAGGGGAGTACTGCCTTCTTACAGTCATGTCCTACGAccgctacgttgccatctgcaaacccctgcactacgggaccctcctgggcagcagagcttgtgtccacatggcagcagctgcctggggcagtgggtttctcaatgCTCTGCTGCATGTGGCCAACACATTTTCCCTACtgctctgccaaggcaatgcagtggaccagttcttctgtgaaattccccagatcctcaagctctcctgctcagaatcctacctcagggaagttggggcTACTGTCGTTAgtgtcttttttggttttggatgttttgttttcattgtgctgtcctatgtgcagatcttcagggctgtgctgaggatcccctctgagcagggacggcacaaagccttttccacctgcctccctcacctggtcGTGGTCTCCCTCCTTACCAGCACCGGCATATTTGCCTATGTGAAGCcgccctccatctcctccccatctttGGACCTGGTGCTGGCAGTTCTctactcggtggtgcctccagcagtgaaccccctcatctacagcgTGAGGAACCAGGAGTTCAAGAATGCCATTAGGAAAGTGTTTGCATGGATGTTTTTCAATACTGATAAACTTCCAAACTCTCTTCACAAATGA